The Magnolia sinica isolate HGM2019 chromosome 9, MsV1, whole genome shotgun sequence genome contains a region encoding:
- the LOC131255022 gene encoding ankyrin repeat-containing protein At5g02620-like translates to MDARLHEAVLMGDVDSLSTLLKGNANILDGAFDFGETPLHIAALFEHVEFAKIILRRKPELRRVLDSERSSSLHLASAKGHVEMVKELLAIDADMCLVRDKYGRIPLHVAALNGHEEIVKVLVDKKRTATRVLTSQREPILHLCVNHNCFDSVKWLLDCVQDGKDNEFVKMKDDEHNTYPPSCRISKSVSFPLLLFFILFFFKLATTPILHYFSPSIFIRSNIRRKYLLPAAKTATKSLKNLLYKNHRRSDTCH, encoded by the coding sequence ATGGATGCCAGGCTTCACGAAGCAGTTCTAATGGGCGATGTTGATTCCTTGTCCACATTGCTTAAAGGAAATGCTAACATTCTCGATGGGGCATTTGATTTTGGGGAGACCCCTTTGCACATAGCAGCTCTATTTGAGCACGTTGAGTTTGCAAAGATAATCTTAAGAAGAAAGCCGGAACTCAGGCGTGTATTAGACTCTGAACGATCTTCGTCTTTGCATTTGGCGTCAGCAAAAGGGCATGTAGAGATGGTAAAAGAACTATTGGCGATCGACGCCGATATGTGCCTTGTTCGTGATAAATATGGAAGGATTCCTCTCCATGTAGCAGCACTCAACGGTCATGAGGAGATCGTGAAGGTGTTAGTTGATAAAAAGAGAACAGCGACTCGGGTCTTAACGAGTCAAAGGGAGCCGATTTTGCACCTTTGTGTGAATCATAACTGCTTTGACTCTGTGAAGTGGCTCTTAGATTGTGTACAGGATGGTAAAGATAATGAGTTCGTGAAAATGAAGGATGATGAACACAACACTTATCCTCCATCTTGCCGCATATCAAAGTCAGTATCCTTtcctctcctcctcttcttcatcttaTTCTTCTTCAAATTGGCAACAACACCTATATTGCATTATTTTTCACCATCTATCTTCATTAGAAGTAACATTAGAAGAAAATATCTTTTACCAGCGGCCAAAACCGCCACTAAAAGTCTCAAAAACCTCCTGTATAAGAATCACCGGCGGTCAGACACGTGCCACTAA